gcattgcactggcggCAGgaggagctgaggctgcaggggaggggaaacagcaggggaggggccgggggctagcctcctggggcaggagctcaggggccaggcaggagggtcccgcgggccgtagtttgcccacctctggcttaggtgtatgaaaaattcacatttcGGCACTATAGCTGCACCAGCCTAATTCCTGGCATAGACATGGCTGGGTTGctagaagaatgcttctgttcaCGGAGTAACCACCACTTGAGGAGGTTGATTATccacagtgatggaaaaaccctttcccagttgctgtaggaagtgtctacacaacagcactacagcggcacagctataccgccatagctgtgctgctgaagcACCCATAGTGTAGAGAAGTCTCTCGTTAAGAATATTCTTTCAAAAGTAGAATTGTAGAAAACTGCTCATAGGAGTGCAAATATCACATTGGGCTAAAATCTGTCTTATAGAGACACATCTAAGTTTAGTGGACCTTTTTACAACAACATGAAATATAGACAAAATAAATACATGCACCCTTACCATTATGCCATTGATCAGAACTGGAGAAATTTGCTATCTGCATCCTCTATTTAGCTCTGGATGCTATTGTGATGGGAGTACACGTCATAGTTGAGATGTTGGGATATAattcatagaatttttttttcttttatagaaTGCTCTAAAGAATGGTGAGTGTTCAGAGCCTTCAGACAAACAAGAACAATGCTCAGggacaaagagaaaaaataataaaaagaacagaagtaggAAGAAAAGCAACGCAGCACCATTGAAGCAGGTCATCTTAAAAACTGAATACCAAAACTAAATGTTGTTAATTTTTGTATTGCACGTATTCATAGTCAGTTTTAAAACATAAGGTTTATTTGGTTATCAAGGGAAGATTTTAGTTATTGACCTCAATGAGATTGTAAATAAGATTTATAAATTCTTGCTCTGCTGGGGCCACTTTAGAAACAGATTAATTGGATACAAAGAATAATCTAGTGAGGAGAGGCACATCAGGCAGTATTTAGTTCAAAAGTTTGTATGCATAGTAGATGGATATGTTAACATTTAGATGTTTGAAACACTTGAGGATgagaaaagttacatttggaGAAAACATTTTTCAAGGATCACAAATATAGCTGTTGATTTGACTTTCTTGCTTTTGTTGCAGTGGAGAGTTGGTGATGCCTGTAATGCAGTTTGGTCTGAGGATGGTAATGTGTACCTGGCAACTATTGCCTCGATCAATCAGAAGAGAGGAACCTGTGTTGCTGTTTACACTGGGTACGGAAATAGGGAAGAGCACAATCTATCTGATCTACTTCTTCCCAACACGGTTGAAAAAGAAAACGAGGAGCAGAATGCCGGGGAGGTGAGACAGCAAATATAAACAATTACTAGTCTACTAAAAATAAGTAAAATCTTTTAACTTTTGTTCTATTACTGTTGCCCTTGTAGAACTGAAAGAGGAGAAGAGTATGTGAACCAAAAGTGATCCTTCGTATAAATGGTCATGAATCTATTGAAAGTAAGGGTATATGGTGCCTGTTTGGTAGTGTGGCCTCATGGATTGGGCATTGGACTGAGACTCTGGAGACCTgacttcaattcccagctctgccactcctttgctgggtgaccttgggctagtGGCTTTCTTTCCTGGACTTAATTTTttcgtctgtaaaatggggatagtgatactaACCTTTTTTGTagcgtacagtaactccttgcttaacgtagtagttatgttcctgaaaaatgctactttaagcaaaatgatgttaagcgaatccaatttccacataagaattaatgtaaatgcgggggggttaggttccaggggaaaaaattttgccagacaaaagactgtgtgtgtgtacacacacatacacagtataagttttaaacaaacagttgaaTACTGTACATAGCAATGATCATtgctgtgaagcttggttgaggtggtgaagtcagagtcccagggaatgccttactgctaaatgttGAACTAGCACTCTGTTGAGCCCTCAAGGGTGaatacattgttaatgtagccttacacgctacaaggcagcacgaatggagggagatGGCATGGCAGAGAGGGACgaagacacacaccgtgtgtgtgtgtgtgtgtgtgtgagagagagacgcacattgcccctttaagtacactgaccccactctaagtacattgcctttttaagtagatcagcaagttgagacagcagctgctgccagcaagctccctccatcctgagccctgtcgtgtccccccatgctctatggagatggggggcaggagcgggaggaagggaacaccctgacattagcaccactcccccccgccacccaccttgcacagcaagcaggaggctcccgggagcagttccaaggcagagggcaggagcagcacatggcagtggggggagggacagctgaactggctggcaattgatagcctgctgggaggctgctgcacagggaacttaagggagcagggaactgataggggggcggcaggtccaacctggttccaagcccccaccagctagctccaatgggctgctctttctgcaaggagtggacaaagcaggcagctgccaaacaatgttataagggagcattgcacaactttaaatgagcatgttctctaattgatcagcaacgtaacaacgttaactgggacagctttaagtgaggagttactgtattctgaGAGCTTTGGATGAAAAGTGttttagaagtgctgagtagTAGTAGCATTACTATTACCATACCATGACTGTATATGGCCCTATGATTCTTGCACAAAACTATAATTCTCACCTGCAGGATTGCTGCAAAACCCTGCTTTTCCTTAATGATTCACTTAATAATCATTTAATGAAGGGAGATGTTGTCTTTCCAGACACACACCAATATACTGTTTCAGTTACTAATCAGCAGTGTTGGACATCAAGAAGTTTTGCTAGGGGGGTACTAGACATGTCAGGACTGAAAcagttgtctttttttctctgtacACTGCAGACTTTTGGCCCTTTCTACAAGAAAACATAAACAATCTACTATTTTTGCTGATGCTGGGCTCAGTGTTAAATGTGGAGTATTTCATATGAGATTAGAGAGtgatctttttgtgtgtgtatgtgctaaGAAATAGCCCCGGCATTCAAATGTCTTAGTCACTTTCTGAATTTTAGGTGACCAAACTTAATCTTCCCAAGATGTATATGAAACTAGAAAAAGGTGGTAAGAGTGGGAGAACTGGACAGTTGGGTTGTTAAGGctgacaactggtggcagtgctggggatgagggagcAATGCAACAAGCAAGtaacaggaccagatggtattcacccaagagttctgaaggaactcggatgtgaaattacagaactactaactgtagtctgtaacctgttatttaaatccgcttctgtaccaaatgactggaggatagctaatgtaatgccaatttttaaaaagggctccagaggtgatcccggcaattacaggctggtaagcctgacttcagtaccaggcaaactggttgaaattatagtataAACTAAAGAATAAAATGGTCAGACATGTAGATgagcataatttgttggggaagagtcaacatggcttctgtAAAAGGAAATCCTACCTCATCAACCTACTaggattctttgagggggtcaacaagcatgtggacaaagtgggatccagtgggtatagtgtacttagattttcagaaagcctttgacaaagtccctcaccaaaggctcttaagcaaagtaagcagtcataagataagaaggtcctctcatggattcgtaactggttaaaagatcagttttcagaatggagagaggtaaatagtgccCCCCAGGGGTCTggactgggcccagtccttttcaatatattcatatatgatctggaaaaaggggtaaacaggtggcaaaatttgcagatacaaaactactcaagatagttaagtcccaggcagactgtgaagagctacaaaaggatctctcaaaactgggtgactgggcaacaaaatggcagatgaaattcaatgttgataaatgcaaagtaatgcacattggaaaacataatctcagctctccatataaaatgatggggtctaaattagctgttaccactcaagaaagagatcttggagttattgtgaatAGTTCTGTGAAAATATCCACTCATTGTGCAGCgccaatcaaaaaagcaaacagaatgatggaaatcattaagaaagggatagataataagacagaaaatatcatattgccgctatataaatccatagtacacccacagcttgaatactatgtgcagatgtgatcgccccatctcaaaaaagatatattggaaaagattcagaaaaggaaacaaaaattattaggggtatggaacagctgtcaaggagagattaataagacttttcagctagaaaaagagatgactagggggtgatatgatagaggtctattaaatcatgattggtgtggagaaagtacagaaggaagtgttatttactcctcctcataacacacgaactaggggtcaccaaatgaaattaataggcatcaggtttaaagcaaacaaaagaaagtattttttcacacaacgcacggtcaacctgtggaactccttgccagaggatgttgtgaaggccaggactaacaaaataactagataaattcaataactagataaattcatggaggataggttcattaatggttgttagccaagatggatagggatggtttccctagcctctgtttgccagaagctaggaatggacgacgggatggatctcttgatgattagctgttctgttcattccctctgggacacttggcattggccactgttggaagacaggatacagcgttagatggatctttggtctaggggtgaccagattttatagggacagtcccgatatttgggactttatCTTGTATAGGTGCCTATTTACCCCCaccctcgtcccgatttttcacacttgttgtctggtcactctcctttggtctgacccagtatggccgttcttaaggAATGAGCAAATAATTAGGGGAGGAGCAGAACTGTAAAGGGCCTTGGATGTGAAGACAAGAAGATTGAACTTGATGTGGTAGAAAGGGAGGAGACAGTGGAGAGATTCAAAAAGAGAAGGGATTACATGGTCAAAATGAAAGAACAGGAAGATGATCTTAGCAGGTGCATTTTTGAATCAGCAGGGGCAGAGTATAGGAAGGTGCAAAAATCAAGATGGAAGATGAGGATGTGGACAAGACTTTCCTAGTGAAAAGTTTCATACTGAATTTGGTTTAACATTTGCTCTAGACACATGGGAGGTGTAACCTGGGAACACGTCTACcagagttttaattaaaaatacaattttccttCTAGAATGAAAATGAAACTCAGTATTCAACAGATGAAAGTGAAAAGTGCTCCCAGTCACCTGGAAACAAATACAACTCTACAAAATTAAAATCCTCTCACTGGAACTCCCATTTTCCACCTCCTCCACCACCAGGCCTGGGAAGGGTAAGCATAGCCCTAGCTGTGATAGTGGCCTGAAGCAGAGCAGGATCTTCAGACATGATTTATTTCACAGCTTtgagaaaataatgtatttaccACTCTTCTAGACGTTAAATTCCAACATTAGCATGGTGTTAAGCTCTTACAACAACTCTTGAACTTTAATGTATATCCCTGTGGTAAACCGTAGGAGTGAAATCCAGACACCCTGGTAGtcggagttttcccattgacttctttggggTCAAATTGTCACCCTATGTATTTACAATCTAGAATAGATTCTATATGAAATGcaattgaaataaaaacaattggCTTTATTTTAGGAACGTTGCAATGTAAGTGGAAGATGACCAGAAAATTTCATATGTGAAGAACTAACATAAATTAAGATAAGAGCCTATCATTTCATCTTTAAATACGAGCATAGACACAGTGTGATTGTAATAAAAATGTGTGGTATGGTAAATTTAGTATTCAAAAACAGAGTGAACTTAGCTTGTATCCTAGACCAGATATGATCAGTTATATCTTGGATAGAGGAATATTAGATGTAATGAACAGTTTTTTAATGTCAGCACCCAACTTCAGATTCCCTTTAAAAGGCGTTTTAAAAATTACTACTATTAAAACGTCAAGCCTGTCTTTTTGTGATATCTATAAAGAAAGTCACTGTTTCTTTTTGCTAGGCTTGCTGATGCTCACATCAGAGAATACTGGCAAGAATCATTTATAGCTGGTCCATTTTCCTATACTGTTGATTCATTAGGTCATTGGGACTTGCTACCTTTGCTTGAGCAATTTTGTGATCTGTTGCATAATAATATTTTAAGGCAGGAGGttctttcccctttttaattCCAAATTTTGTTTCATATTCAATTATTTCACTGTAGCCTGGACCAAAATTTAGTGGACCACCACCCTTCTTATCAAGCTGCCTCCCACCATTCCCAACAGGACCACCGGTAAGTGGTATATGGAAAATAGTGATTAAAGGCAAATATTTATTTGTGATCTCCACTTTTCTAACTGACTTTCTTGGTCACCTGTATGCACATACCTGCTTTTAAATTGAAATGAATACCTATTCAGTACTGCGTATGTGCCCAGTAGCAGTGTTCCAGTTAAGCCCATCTTAATGTTCCAATTATAAATTTCCTCCCAGCTTCTGGGGTTTGTATTCAGGATCACAGGGAGTACATTTCTATTATGGAGTTTACAAGGATAGAAGGATTAAGATCTGTTATAAGATCTTATACAgaatttttgtactggtgtaactatttcagttagacatcgactttttttttttttttttactgaaatattcTACAATATCAGTATAACTAAgtaactttaattctttaattttatacttatcTTACCTTTGGTAAAGGAAATGTTTGTTGCAAAGAAAGGCCCTGAATAGCAAGtagaaggaaggccttgaaaataataagtggtaaggccagaaggaataaaGTATTGAGGATGTCTGGTTCAATGAATAGCTAATAATATTAGGGAAACTTTCTAAAAAGAAGGTGTCTGACTGAGAGGGGTGACTACAgatggttttaaattaaaaaaaaaaaaaaaaaaaaagtgtcttaaAATGAGCCAACATAGCCCTTCCCCAACCCACACACCAGTGTTAAAGCCCATGTGAACCCAGGTGCAATGGGAAAACTACTGGACAGCAAGGAGGAGAGGTGGAAAACTCTTGGGAAGAAAGGAGTTTGTAAATCTTACTTGATTAAGATAAAATAAGGGTGAATTGTCTCAGATTGgtctttaacaaacaagtgatgtcattgccaattacCAACTTCAGTTAAAGTGTataaaaaagtaaactcttaaCAATGAACTCTTTAATATCTGCCTATTTTGGAGCTGACCAATATGGGTCTGAGTACCCTGGGTTTAGCCCATTTGTAAGTATCTTGCTCAAATGCTTataatgttttgttactgttttggATGTAATAAATTGCTTATTAGTTaggctttttaggcatgtttagagcaactAC
This genomic window from Trachemys scripta elegans isolate TJP31775 chromosome 6, CAS_Tse_1.0, whole genome shotgun sequence contains:
- the LOC117879484 gene encoding survival of motor neuron protein-like is translated as MAGHGGAETVLFKRGAGQSDDSDIWDDTALIKAYDRAVASFKNALKNGECSEPSDKQEQCSGTKRKNNKKNRSRKKSNAAPLKQWRVGDACNAVWSEDGNVYLATIASINQKRGTCVAVYTGYGNREEHNLSDLLLPNTVEKENEEQNAGENENETQYSTDESEKCSQSPGNKYNSTKLKSSHWNSHFPPPPPPGLGRPGPKFSGPPPFLSSCLPPFPTGPPLIPPPPPMGPDSPEDEEALGSMLIAWYMSGYHTGYYLGLKQSRMEAALERCPHPK